The Austwickia sp. genome includes a region encoding these proteins:
- the rpsO gene encoding 30S ribosomal protein S15, with the protein MPLDAATKTKIMAEYATKDGDTGSPEVQIAMLTQRIKDLTEHSREHKHDHHSRRGLLLLVGRRKRMLRYLEATDIERYRSLIKRLGLRR; encoded by the coding sequence ATGCCTTTGGATGCTGCCACGAAGACCAAGATCATGGCCGAGTACGCCACCAAGGACGGCGACACCGGCTCCCCCGAGGTGCAGATCGCGATGCTCACGCAGCGCATCAAGGACCTCACCGAGCACTCTCGCGAGCACAAGCACGATCACCACAGCCGGCGTGGCCTGCTGCTGCTGGTCGGGCGCCGCAAGCGGATGCTGCGTTATCTGGAGGCGACCGACATCGAGCGCTACCGCTCGCTGATCAAGCGCCTGGGTCTTCGTCGGTGA
- a CDS encoding WHG domain-containing protein, producing MRKGETTRRERLRQATYAEIVGTARDALAKGEAISLRAIAAEMGMAPSALYRYVDSLEHLQRLVGNLVYEEVMAVVVEAGTRYADPYGKVIAGLVAFRRWGLSHRAEYQLLFASGGSGLGLGAQQPEDLADFPGPVAFGGYFMALVEAARADGALPPPPAFETLSPRAQHAMKQQHKMWGGDPRFPDFSLGGWWLQYVSWARIVGLVTMEVTDQIPPALVATGALFEEAVTGFTQQYVDPALPRLRALLEAELGRGET from the coding sequence GTGCGCAAGGGCGAGACGACGCGGCGCGAGCGGCTGCGGCAGGCGACGTACGCCGAGATCGTGGGTACGGCGCGCGACGCCCTGGCCAAGGGCGAGGCCATCTCGCTGCGGGCCATCGCCGCGGAAATGGGGATGGCGCCCTCGGCCCTGTACCGCTACGTCGACAGCCTGGAGCACCTGCAGCGCCTGGTGGGAAACCTGGTCTACGAGGAGGTCATGGCGGTCGTCGTCGAGGCGGGGACCCGCTATGCGGACCCGTACGGCAAGGTCATCGCCGGCCTGGTGGCCTTTCGCCGATGGGGCCTGAGCCATCGTGCGGAGTACCAGCTGCTCTTCGCCTCCGGCGGCAGCGGGCTCGGGCTCGGTGCGCAGCAGCCGGAGGACCTCGCCGACTTTCCGGGTCCGGTCGCGTTCGGCGGCTATTTCATGGCGCTGGTCGAGGCGGCCAGGGCGGATGGCGCGCTCCCGCCGCCGCCGGCGTTCGAGACCCTGAGCCCGCGCGCTCAGCACGCCATGAAACAGCAGCACAAGATGTGGGGCGGCGACCCCCGTTTCCCCGACTTCAGCCTGGGCGGATGGTGGCTGCAATACGTGTCCTGGGCCCGCATCGTCGGCCTGGTCACGATGGAGGTCACCGACCAGATCCCGCCGGCGCTGGTCGCCACGGGGGCACTGTTCGAGGAGGCCGTGACGGGGTTCACCCAGCAGTACGTCGACCCGGCGCTGCCACGTTTGCGCGCGTTGCTCGAGGCGGAGCTAGGACGCGGCGAGACCTGA
- a CDS encoding polyribonucleotide nucleotidyltransferase, which produces MEGPEITFAEAVIDNGSFGTRTIRFETGRLAKQAAGAVTAYLDDDTTLLSTTTASKHPKDQFDFFPLTVDVEERMYAAGKIPGSFFRREGRPSTDAILTCRLIDRPLRPTFKKGLRNEVQVVITVLSLNPDHQYDVLAINAASASTQISGLPFSGPVGGVRLSLIDGTWVAFPNFSDIERSTFDMVVAGRIVRHGDGPADDDVAIMMVEAEATDSTWHLVKNEGKQAPTEEVVASGLEAAKKPIATLCRAQEELASTAAKEVQEFPVFLDYQPDAYDAVEAAASDKLRELLAIAGKQDREAKLDEAKEILKADLAGEGKSFQGREKEISAAYRAVQKKLVRERILRDKVRIDGRGLADIRALGAEVEVLPRVHGSAIFERGETQIMGVTTLNMLRMEQQLDTLSPVTRKRYMHNYNFPPYSTGETGRVGSPKRREIGHGALAERALMPVLPTREEFPYAIRQVSEALGSNGSTSMGSVCASTLSLLNAGVPLRAPVAGIAMGLVSAQIDGETQYAALTDILGAEDAFGDMDFKVAGTREFVTAIQLDTKLDGIPASVLAGALTQARDARLYILDVMNEAIDAPDEMSPFAPRVISVKVPVDKIGEVIGPKGKMINQIQEDTGADISIEDDGTVYIGATDGPSAEAARNAINAIANPTMPEIGERFLGTVVKTTTFGAFVSLLPGKDGLLHISEVRKLVGGKRIDSVDDVLSIGQKVQVELKEVDPRGKLSLGAVLTEEQQAAADAAAADEGERRGPRGDRPERGDRGDRGGRGDRPERGDRGDRGDRPERGDRRPRRDDAEGSAPESHDAGNGDGPGDADEGGERRSRSRRRRPRRDHGGDQDNGAERDNGGEGVEHGEGTPESDALVSSADADQGVSATSEEA; this is translated from the coding sequence ATGGAGGGTCCAGAGATCACTTTCGCCGAGGCCGTCATCGACAACGGCAGCTTCGGCACCCGCACGATCCGGTTCGAGACCGGACGTCTCGCCAAGCAGGCGGCAGGCGCCGTGACGGCGTACCTGGATGACGACACCACCTTGCTGTCGACCACGACGGCGAGCAAACACCCCAAGGACCAGTTCGACTTCTTCCCGCTGACGGTGGACGTCGAGGAGCGGATGTACGCCGCGGGCAAGATCCCCGGCAGCTTCTTCCGGCGGGAGGGCCGTCCGTCCACGGACGCGATCCTCACCTGTCGGCTGATCGACCGGCCGCTGCGCCCGACCTTCAAGAAGGGGCTGCGCAACGAGGTTCAGGTCGTCATCACGGTGCTGAGCCTGAACCCGGACCACCAGTACGACGTGCTGGCCATCAACGCCGCGTCGGCCTCCACCCAGATCTCCGGCCTGCCCTTCTCGGGCCCGGTCGGCGGCGTGCGGTTGAGCCTCATCGACGGCACGTGGGTGGCGTTCCCGAACTTCAGCGACATCGAGCGCTCGACCTTCGACATGGTGGTCGCGGGGCGGATCGTCCGGCACGGCGACGGTCCGGCCGACGACGACGTCGCGATCATGATGGTCGAGGCCGAGGCCACGGATTCGACGTGGCACCTCGTCAAGAACGAGGGCAAGCAGGCGCCGACCGAGGAGGTCGTGGCCTCCGGTCTGGAGGCCGCCAAGAAGCCGATCGCGACCCTGTGCCGCGCGCAGGAGGAGCTCGCCAGCACCGCCGCGAAAGAGGTGCAGGAGTTCCCGGTCTTCCTGGACTACCAGCCGGACGCGTACGACGCCGTCGAGGCGGCGGCCTCCGACAAGCTGCGCGAGCTGCTCGCGATCGCCGGCAAGCAGGACCGGGAGGCCAAGCTCGACGAGGCTAAGGAGATCCTCAAGGCCGACCTGGCCGGCGAGGGCAAGTCCTTCCAGGGCCGCGAGAAGGAGATCTCGGCGGCGTACCGCGCCGTCCAGAAGAAGCTCGTCCGGGAGCGGATCCTGCGCGACAAGGTGCGCATCGACGGGCGCGGCCTGGCCGACATCCGGGCGCTCGGCGCCGAGGTCGAGGTGCTCCCGCGGGTGCACGGCTCGGCGATCTTCGAGCGCGGCGAGACCCAGATCATGGGCGTGACCACGTTGAACATGCTCCGCATGGAGCAGCAGCTGGACACCCTGTCGCCGGTGACGCGCAAGCGCTACATGCACAACTACAACTTCCCGCCGTACTCGACCGGTGAGACCGGCCGCGTGGGTTCGCCCAAGCGCCGCGAGATCGGCCACGGCGCGCTCGCGGAGCGGGCGCTAATGCCGGTGCTGCCGACGCGCGAGGAGTTCCCGTACGCGATCCGGCAGGTCTCCGAGGCGCTCGGCTCCAACGGCTCGACCTCGATGGGGTCGGTCTGCGCCTCCACGCTGTCGCTACTCAACGCGGGCGTGCCGCTGCGCGCGCCGGTCGCGGGCATCGCGATGGGCCTCGTCTCGGCTCAGATCGATGGGGAGACGCAGTACGCCGCGTTGACCGACATCCTGGGTGCCGAGGACGCGTTCGGCGACATGGACTTCAAGGTGGCGGGCACGCGGGAGTTCGTCACCGCGATCCAGCTGGACACCAAGCTCGACGGCATCCCCGCCTCCGTCCTGGCCGGGGCGCTGACGCAGGCCCGCGACGCGCGGCTCTACATCCTCGACGTGATGAACGAGGCCATCGACGCCCCCGACGAGATGAGCCCCTTCGCTCCTCGCGTCATCTCGGTGAAGGTGCCGGTCGACAAGATCGGCGAGGTCATCGGCCCGAAGGGCAAGATGATCAACCAGATCCAGGAGGACACCGGCGCCGACATCTCCATCGAGGACGACGGCACGGTCTACATCGGCGCCACCGACGGCCCGTCGGCCGAGGCCGCGCGCAACGCGATCAACGCCATCGCCAACCCGACGATGCCGGAGATCGGCGAGCGCTTCCTCGGCACCGTGGTCAAGACGACGACCTTCGGCGCGTTCGTCTCGCTGCTGCCCGGCAAGGACGGCCTGCTGCACATCTCCGAGGTGCGCAAGCTGGTCGGCGGTAAGCGGATCGACTCCGTGGACGACGTCCTCTCGATCGGGCAGAAGGTCCAGGTCGAGCTCAAGGAGGTCGACCCGCGCGGCAAGCTGTCGCTCGGTGCGGTCCTCACCGAGGAGCAGCAGGCGGCGGCCGATGCGGCCGCCGCCGACGAAGGCGAGCGTCGCGGACCCCGCGGCGACCGTCCCGAGCGCGGCGACCGGGGTGACCGCGGCGGTCGCGGCGACCGGCCCGAGCGTGGCGACCGGGGCGATCGTGGTGACCGGCCCGAGCGCGGCGACCGGCGACCCCGCCGGGACGACGCCGAGGGCTCCGCGCCGGAGAGCCACGATGCCGGCAACGGCGACGGTCCCGGCGACGCCGACGAGGGCGGCGAGCGGCGCTCGCGCAGCCGGCGTCGGCGGCCGCGCCGCGACCACGGCGGCGACCAGGACAACGGCGCCGAGCGCGACAACGGCGGCGAGGGGGTCGAGCACGGAGAGGGTACCCCCGAGTCGGACGCGCTGGTCTCCTCCGCCGACGCCGACCAGGGCGTCAGCGCGACGTCCGAGGAGGCCTGA
- a CDS encoding NADH-quinone oxidoreductase subunit B has product MTHGPLDQADRSGFVTARLAQVVNELQVRSLWPAGMGLACCAIEFMMGGAPDYDFSRFGMEVYRATPRQADLMVVSGRLSQKMAPVLRTCYDQMAEPRWVIAMGACASSGGMFNNYAIVQGIDHVVPVDVYLPGCPPRPEMLIDSYLKLHELIRRSAPFGADRDRIRREVEAAALAAVPLADLPLAARLAAHRDLVA; this is encoded by the coding sequence ATGACCCACGGACCGCTGGACCAGGCCGACCGGTCAGGCTTCGTCACGGCGAGGCTCGCGCAGGTCGTGAACGAACTGCAGGTGCGCTCGCTCTGGCCCGCCGGGATGGGATTGGCGTGCTGCGCCATCGAATTCATGATGGGCGGGGCGCCCGATTACGACTTCAGCCGGTTCGGGATGGAGGTCTACCGGGCGACGCCGCGACAGGCCGACCTGATGGTGGTCTCCGGGCGGCTGTCGCAGAAGATGGCCCCGGTGCTGCGGACCTGCTACGACCAGATGGCCGAGCCCCGGTGGGTGATCGCGATGGGGGCGTGCGCGAGCTCAGGCGGGATGTTCAATAACTACGCGATCGTGCAGGGCATCGATCACGTCGTTCCGGTGGACGTGTACCTGCCGGGCTGCCCGCCCCGTCCGGAGATGCTGATCGACTCCTACCTGAAGCTGCACGAGCTGATTCGCCGCAGCGCTCCGTTCGGCGCCGACCGCGACCGCATCCGCCGTGAGGTCGAGGCCGCGGCGCTCGCCGCCGTACCGCTGGCCGATCTGCCGCTGGCCGCCCGCCTGGCGGCGCATCGCGACCTGGTGGCCTGA